From one Pontibacillus sp. HMF3514 genomic stretch:
- the tpiA gene encoding triose-phosphate isomerase, with translation MRKKVIAGNWKMNKLLGEAEQFVEDVKESVPSSDKVESVVVAPFTHLHALVQRAEGTDLKVGAQNMHAEESGAFTGEVSPEMLKDIGVEYVVLGHSERRELFGETDESVNQKVHAAFKHNLVPIVCVGESDEQRENNQAETIVEDQVKKALKDLTNEQVQDVIIAYEPIWAIGTGKTATAEDANAMCTHIRNVVKAFAGDEAAQAVRIQYGGSVKPANVDEMLGQSDIDGALVGGASLKTDSFLALVEAGTK, from the coding sequence ATGCGTAAAAAAGTGATTGCAGGTAACTGGAAAATGAATAAGCTTTTAGGTGAAGCGGAGCAATTCGTTGAAGATGTAAAAGAATCAGTTCCATCAAGTGACAAGGTAGAATCCGTAGTGGTAGCACCTTTCACTCACCTTCATGCACTTGTTCAAAGAGCAGAAGGTACTGACTTAAAAGTCGGTGCTCAAAACATGCACGCTGAAGAAAGCGGCGCATTCACAGGCGAAGTTAGCCCTGAAATGTTAAAAGACATCGGCGTTGAGTACGTTGTTCTAGGACACTCTGAACGTCGTGAGCTTTTTGGCGAAACAGATGAGTCTGTTAACCAAAAAGTACATGCAGCTTTCAAACACAATCTTGTACCAATTGTTTGTGTTGGTGAGTCTGATGAGCAACGTGAAAACAACCAGGCTGAAACAATCGTTGAAGACCAGGTTAAAAAAGCTCTTAAAGACTTAACAAACGAACAGGTTCAAGACGTAATTATTGCTTACGAGCCTATCTGGGCAATCGGCACAGGTAAAACAGCTACAGCAGAAGATGCCAATGCAATGTGCACGCACATTCGTAACGTTGTAAAAGCATTTGCTGGTGATGAAGCAGCTCAAGCTGTTCGCATCCAGTACGGTGGTAGCGTGAAGCCTGCGAACGTTGATGAAATGTTAGGTCAGTCCGACATTGATGGCGCGCTAGTAGGCGGTGCAAGCTTAAAAACTGACTCTTTCTTAGCGTTAGTGGAGGCAGGTACAAAATGA
- the pgk gene encoding phosphoglycerate kinase, whose product MNVNEKKTIQDIDVNGKTVFCRVDFNVPMSEGEVTDDTRIRAALPTIQYLAHKGAKVILASHLGRPKGEVVEELRLDPVAKRLSDLLQQEVTKTDEAYGPEVNKALSDLGEGEILLLENVRFYAGEEKNDADLAKEFANLADVYVNDAFGAAHRAHASTEGIAHHIPAVAGHLMEKELRVLGKALKDPERPFTAIIGGAKVKDKIGVIDNLIDKVDHLIIGGGLAYTFVKAQGYEIGKSLLEEDKIDVAREYMKKAEEKGVQFHMPLDVVVGDDFSDDANTQIVDIDSIPADWEAMDIGPKTIEKYADIVKDSKLVIWNGPMGVFELETFAKGTKGVAEALGQTKGYTVIGGGDSAAAVEKFGYADQMDHISTGGGASLEFMEGKDLPGVVALNDK is encoded by the coding sequence ATGAACGTAAATGAGAAAAAAACCATTCAAGACATCGATGTTAATGGAAAAACGGTTTTCTGTCGCGTTGATTTCAACGTACCTATGTCAGAAGGTGAAGTAACGGATGACACAAGAATTCGCGCTGCTTTGCCAACCATCCAGTACCTTGCTCACAAAGGTGCTAAAGTTATCCTTGCGAGCCACTTAGGCCGTCCAAAAGGTGAAGTTGTTGAAGAGCTTCGTCTAGATCCAGTTGCGAAACGTTTAAGCGACCTACTTCAACAAGAAGTAACCAAAACAGATGAAGCATACGGTCCTGAAGTAAATAAAGCCCTATCCGACCTAGGTGAAGGTGAAATTCTACTTCTAGAAAACGTACGTTTCTATGCTGGCGAAGAGAAAAACGATGCAGACCTTGCGAAGGAATTTGCAAACTTAGCTGATGTATATGTGAATGACGCATTTGGTGCAGCTCACCGTGCGCATGCATCTACTGAAGGCATTGCACATCATATCCCAGCAGTAGCAGGACACTTGATGGAAAAAGAACTACGTGTACTTGGGAAGGCCTTAAAAGATCCTGAACGCCCATTCACAGCCATTATTGGCGGAGCGAAGGTTAAGGACAAAATCGGCGTTATCGATAATCTAATTGATAAAGTCGATCACCTCATCATTGGTGGTGGCCTAGCTTACACATTCGTAAAAGCACAAGGCTATGAAATCGGAAAGTCTCTTTTAGAAGAAGACAAGATTGATGTAGCGAGAGAATATATGAAAAAAGCAGAAGAGAAAGGCGTTCAATTCCACATGCCATTAGATGTAGTGGTAGGAGACGACTTCTCAGACGATGCAAACACTCAAATTGTAGATATCGATAGCATCCCAGCTGATTGGGAAGCAATGGATATCGGACCGAAAACGATTGAAAAGTATGCTGACATCGTAAAGGATTCCAAGCTTGTTATCTGGAACGGTCCAATGGGTGTGTTTGAACTTGAAACATTCGCCAAAGGAACGAAAGGTGTAGCTGAAGCTCTTGGCCAAACAAAAGGCTATACTGTGATTGGCGGAGGCGACTCTGCAGCAGCAGTTGAAAAATTCGGTTATGCTGACCAAATGGACCACATTTCCACAGGTGGCGGTGCGTCATTAGAATTCATGGAAGGTAAAGATCTTCCAGGCGTTGTAGCCCTAAACGACAAGTAA
- the gap gene encoding type I glyceraldehyde-3-phosphate dehydrogenase: MAIRIGINGFGRIGRNVFRAAWKNEEVEVVAVNDLTDANMLAHLLQYDTVHGKFEEEVTVNGDNLVIGGKELKVLSERDPANLGWGDLGVDIVIESTGRFTQRDDAKKHLDAGAKKVIISAPAKGEDLTVVMGVNEDSYDKDSHHVISNASCTTNCLAPYAKVLNDKFGLKRGMMTTVHSYTNDQQILDLPHKDYRRARAAAENIIPTTTGAAQAVAKVLPELEGKLSGMAMRVPTKNVSLVDLVAELDANVSAEDVNAALKEAAEGELKGILGYSEEELVSSDYNGDTASSTIDAASTLVMEDNMVKIVSWYDNETGYSNRCVDLAVYLNSKGL, translated from the coding sequence ATGGCAATCAGAATTGGTATTAACGGTTTCGGACGTATTGGACGTAACGTATTCCGCGCAGCTTGGAAAAACGAAGAAGTAGAAGTAGTTGCAGTAAACGATTTAACAGATGCAAACATGCTTGCACACCTACTTCAATATGACACTGTGCATGGTAAATTCGAAGAAGAAGTTACTGTAAATGGTGACAACCTTGTAATCGGTGGAAAAGAACTTAAAGTACTTTCTGAGCGTGACCCTGCAAACTTAGGTTGGGGCGATCTTGGTGTAGATATCGTAATCGAATCTACTGGTCGTTTCACTCAACGTGACGATGCGAAGAAACACCTTGATGCTGGTGCGAAGAAAGTTATCATCTCTGCTCCTGCTAAAGGCGAAGACCTAACAGTTGTTATGGGTGTTAACGAAGACAGCTACGACAAAGATAGCCACCACGTTATCTCTAACGCATCTTGTACAACAAACTGCTTAGCTCCATATGCTAAGGTTCTTAACGATAAATTCGGTCTTAAGCGCGGTATGATGACAACTGTTCACTCTTACACGAATGACCAGCAAATCCTTGACCTACCTCACAAGGACTACCGTCGTGCGCGTGCAGCAGCTGAAAACATCATTCCAACAACGACAGGTGCAGCACAAGCTGTAGCGAAAGTACTTCCTGAGCTTGAAGGTAAGCTTTCTGGTATGGCTATGCGTGTTCCTACTAAGAACGTTTCTCTAGTAGACCTTGTAGCTGAGCTTGACGCTAACGTTTCTGCAGAAGACGTAAACGCAGCTCTTAAAGAAGCAGCTGAAGGTGAACTTAAAGGTATCCTTGGTTACAGCGAAGAAGAGCTTGTATCAAGCGACTACAATGGTGACACTGCTTCTTCTACAATCGATGCTGCTTCTACACTTGTTATGGAAGACAACATGGTTAAGATTGTTTCTTGGTATGACAACGAAACAGGTTACTCCAACCGTTGTGTAGACCTAGCTGTTTACCTTAATAGCAAAGGACTATAA
- a CDS encoding sugar-binding transcriptional regulator: protein MRALIDLQSKLFPDLLDIMQRRYEILQIIRQMEPIGRRSLADNLAMAERTVRSEIDFLQEQSLIEITTRGMHLTTEGRQVLLQLEEFMNELKGISDLENQVKKKLNLNHVVVVPGNSDELSWVKEEMGKACVRYMKEVLRPNNTVAVTGGGTVAAVAEMMTPLEQAQNCLFVPARGGLGEQVEKQANTICAEMAKKANGKYRLLYVPDPLSEESYHTIIGEPSVREVLELIRSSDLIVHGIGDAMTMAERRKTPQSVMKTIQEGDAVGEAFGYYFNKEGEIVHKVRTVGIQLEDLNHTNCVMAVAGGKSKAEAIDSYFKQGQSNVLITDEGAARELIKGISL from the coding sequence ATGAGGGCGTTAATTGACTTACAGAGTAAACTATTCCCCGATTTGCTGGATATTATGCAGCGTCGATATGAGATTCTACAGATCATTCGACAAATGGAACCGATTGGACGTCGCAGTCTTGCTGATAATCTGGCCATGGCTGAACGTACGGTTCGATCTGAGATTGATTTTCTTCAGGAGCAAAGCCTGATTGAGATTACAACAAGAGGCATGCACCTCACAACAGAAGGCAGACAAGTTCTCTTGCAGCTCGAAGAATTTATGAATGAGCTAAAGGGGATCTCTGATTTAGAAAATCAAGTGAAGAAAAAGTTGAATTTAAATCATGTAGTCGTCGTTCCAGGGAATAGCGATGAACTCTCATGGGTAAAAGAGGAAATGGGCAAGGCATGTGTTCGGTATATGAAAGAAGTTTTAAGACCGAATAACACGGTAGCCGTAACCGGAGGCGGTACAGTCGCAGCAGTAGCTGAAATGATGACCCCTCTAGAACAAGCACAAAATTGCTTGTTTGTCCCAGCCCGAGGCGGATTAGGAGAACAAGTGGAAAAGCAAGCTAATACCATTTGTGCTGAAATGGCGAAAAAAGCAAATGGGAAATATCGTTTGTTGTATGTTCCTGATCCGCTTAGCGAAGAATCCTATCACACCATCATCGGTGAGCCTTCTGTACGTGAAGTACTAGAGTTGATTCGTAGCTCAGATCTGATCGTACACGGAATTGGGGATGCCATGACCATGGCTGAAAGAAGAAAGACGCCTCAATCCGTTATGAAAACTATTCAAGAAGGAGATGCTGTTGGTGAAGCTTTCGGGTATTACTTTAATAAAGAAGGAGAAATTGTCCACAAAGTGCGCACAGTAGGAATCCAATTGGAAGACTTAAACCATACTAATTGTGTTATGGCTGTGGCCGGTGGCAAATCAAAAGCTGAAGCGATTGACTCCTACTTTAAACAGGGACAATCCAATGTACTCATTACCGATGAGGGTGCAGCAAGAGAGTTAATAAAGGGTATTTCCCTTTAG
- a CDS encoding glutaredoxin family protein gives MTKELILYTKEKCSLCDDAKILLETILHNYDVVIREKDIYKDDDLLEKYQLMIPVVEIDGEEIDYGQIDPTKVMKRLQ, from the coding sequence GTGACTAAAGAACTTATTTTATATACAAAAGAAAAATGCTCACTATGCGATGATGCAAAGATCTTACTGGAAACAATTTTACATAATTATGATGTGGTTATACGGGAAAAAGATATCTATAAAGATGATGATCTCTTGGAGAAGTATCAGCTTATGATTCCTGTGGTCGAAATCGATGGAGAAGAAATTGATTATGGCCAAATCGACCCGACAAAGGTGATGAAGCGTTTACAATAA
- the rpoN gene encoding RNA polymerase factor sigma-54 translates to MNQQLTQEQKLTWKMTQKMSQAIEMLTYNGIELNQFLEDQVSDNPLIHIKPQDTSFASGAIQPELHRNERSVHQYLHDQLLHISIPSNLKAAVEYGIDSTNDDGYLDLSLQEWQVACNIHEEQANKALEILQSLEPAGIGARTLQECIALQLQRQNAPQYITQIIQEDLQDVAEQNLDAISAKYECTIQEAEHAISLIQSCHPRPALQVAPVKQDYIVPDAKIYKEAGQWRFELSPFNQPSISIEESLLNLTTHDTQAKEYIHEKYQHAQCIQTAILKRTINFSKVLEQIVNRQSPFFEKGYPAMRPLRMREIAEETNIHVSTVSRAVKNKFVQTPQGIVSLKAFFQTGLQAKGGEETSSQSIKQLIKETVQTEDQEKPYSDQALSDRLHREFGIYISRRTVAKYREALHIPSSSKRKKKGSLTT, encoded by the coding sequence ATGAATCAACAACTGACTCAGGAACAAAAGCTTACATGGAAAATGACACAGAAGATGAGTCAAGCAATTGAGATGTTGACCTACAATGGTATTGAACTTAATCAATTTTTAGAGGATCAAGTAAGCGATAATCCCCTAATTCATATCAAACCACAGGATACATCATTTGCTTCGGGCGCTATACAACCCGAGCTACATCGTAATGAGCGTTCAGTCCATCAATATTTACATGATCAGTTACTTCATATATCTATACCTTCAAATCTTAAGGCAGCCGTGGAGTATGGGATCGATTCCACTAACGATGACGGATACTTAGACCTTTCACTACAAGAGTGGCAGGTGGCTTGTAATATCCATGAAGAGCAGGCTAATAAAGCACTAGAAATCCTCCAATCTCTTGAACCAGCAGGTATTGGAGCACGCACGCTTCAGGAATGCATTGCATTACAACTCCAACGCCAAAACGCACCACAGTACATCACCCAAATCATCCAGGAGGACCTTCAAGATGTAGCAGAGCAAAACCTGGACGCTATCTCTGCAAAATATGAGTGTACAATTCAGGAAGCTGAACATGCAATATCACTCATTCAGTCTTGCCATCCTAGACCTGCACTCCAAGTAGCGCCAGTTAAACAAGATTATATCGTTCCGGATGCAAAAATCTATAAAGAAGCTGGACAGTGGAGGTTTGAGTTATCTCCATTTAATCAACCTTCTATTTCTATTGAAGAGTCACTTTTAAATCTAACGACCCATGATACTCAAGCAAAAGAGTATATTCATGAAAAATATCAACACGCTCAGTGTATCCAAACCGCAATTCTAAAAAGAACAATCAACTTTTCAAAAGTGCTTGAGCAAATCGTGAATCGACAGTCTCCATTTTTTGAAAAAGGATATCCTGCCATGCGTCCCTTACGTATGCGTGAAATAGCTGAGGAAACAAATATTCACGTATCTACTGTAAGCCGGGCTGTAAAAAATAAATTCGTTCAAACGCCGCAAGGAATTGTATCGTTAAAAGCCTTTTTCCAAACAGGGTTACAAGCAAAAGGGGGAGAGGAAACATCCTCTCAATCCATTAAACAACTCATAAAAGAAACCGTACAAACAGAAGATCAAGAGAAACCGTATTCAGATCAAGCCCTCAGTGATCGTCTTCATCGGGAGTTTGGCATTTACATTTCGAGAAGAACTGTGGCAAAATATCGAGAAGCACTTCACATTCCTTCCTCATCTAAACGGAAAAAGAAAGGAAGTCTAACAACGTGA